One Nocardia huaxiensis genomic window, ACCGCGCTGCTGCAGGCCGCCTCGAACGGAATCACCATCCCGACGGTGTCGACCGAATCGCTCGATACCGCGCTGCAGAGCCTGGGCCTGTCCTCGGTCACCGATCTGACCAGCCTGTTCACGCCGTTCCAGGAGATGCTGAGCAGCTTCGGCTCCGGCATTCTGAGCAGTATCAATCCGGCGACACTGCTGAGCCAGGGCTCCACCATCATTCAGACCGCGCTGTCCACCGGCAGCAGTGTGCTGTCGAATTTCTCGTCGGTCTGGAGCGGTGATTCCTCCACCTCGGCACAGACCACCGGGCAGCAGGCGGTGACCACCGGCGAGACCACCGCGCAGAACGGTTTGGATCTCTCGTCCATCACCGAGCAGGCGGCCGCGGCGGTCCAGACCGGCAATATTCAGCTCACCGGCATCGTGCAGGCGTTCCTCGCGGAGGCGGCGACGCTGGTTCCGCTCGCGGTGACCCCGGTCGGCCAGACCGCGCTCATCGCCTCGGCCACCACGCATCTCACTGAGGCGGCCACCGTGGTCAACACCACCCGCGGCACCCTCGCCGGGTACACCGGCCAGGTGAACACGATCATCAGTCAGCTGCTGGGCACCAACAACATCAGCGCCTCCGAGGTCAGCCAGGCACTGGTGTCCAGCGGTGAGGATCTGCTGACGGGTGCGCAGTCGCTGCTGTCGAACACCACCGACGACACGACCACGAACACCAACAATACGAACACCGGAACCAACCCGGTCGACACCACCACGACCACCGACGACGACACCACTGCGGCCGGCGCGGGCGGTGGCGGAGGCGGCGGGGGTGGCGGCGGCTACGGCGGTGGCGGCCTGACCTCCACGCCGGGCGGCCCGGGTTCCTCGGTGCCGGGTGGCACGCTCTCCGGAGCCACCTCCCCGTTCGGTGCGGGTACCACGGCCGCGAGCTCCGGCATGGGCACGACCGGTTCGGGCTTCATGGGTTCCCCCGCCGCGGGCGCCCGTGGCGGTGCGGGCGGCACCGACTCCGAGTTCGCCCGCAATGTCGAGCTGGTCAATGAGGAGAACACGCGCGAGCTGCTCGGCGATGTGCCGAAGACGGTGCCGGACGGCGTGATCGGCGGCCGCTTCGCCAGTGCCGGAGCCCCCGCGGAGGGCACGCCGGAGAACCCGCCGCGCACCTGATCGCCCGAGCTCCACGGCGGCAGTCGGATCTTCCGGCTGCCGCCGTTCGCATTGTCCGGCAACGGGATTCCGGGTGCGCTGTGCTGCCGAGGGTGTCATCGATACCGGGGACCTTCGAAGCAGTGATGCCGCGGTGACCGGGCGGGTATCCCGGTCACCGCGGCATCGTGGAGGCCGAGAGCGGCTGTACACCCCGCGGGCTCGACCACCGTTCGTGGCGCCGGTCGTGCCGGGCGCGCTGAAACGGAAGACGGTGTGGATCAGACGGCGGCCGGGCGCACCTTGGCGTCGATGCCGCCGTCGATGACGAACTGCGCGCCGTGAATGAATCCGGCCTGCGGTCCGAGCAGATACGCGATGAGCGAAGCGATTTCCTCCGGCGTGCCATTGCGGCCGATGGGGGCGGTGAAGTTGCGGATGGCGTCGCCGTAGCGCGCATCGGCCATACCGGCTTGCAGCAGCGGGGTGTCGACGCTGCCCGGGGCGACGGTATTGAGCCGCACGCCCGCCGCGCCCCACTCCTCGGCGCGCTGCCGCACCGCGACGGTGACGGCGTTCTTGGAGGCCGCGTAGGCGTAGGAACCCGCGAAATCGCCTGCGGCGGCGAAGGCTTCGGCCTCGGTGCCGGTATTGATCGGGTTCTGGTCCCAGGCGATATGGGTGGAGGCGACCGACGAAACCACCACAGCCGCAGGCGATTCGCCCTTCTGCAGGGCGGGCAGTAGTGCGTCGAGCAGGGCTACGGTGGCGCGATAGTTGATCTCCACCACGAAGTTCGGGTCGGGCACGTGCGGGCCGACGCCCGCGCACAGCACCAAGCCCTCGAGGACTCCCCCGGTGCGCTCGAGCACGGTGGCCACGGCGGCGTCGCGGGCGGCGGGATCGGTCAGATCGGCGGTGACGTCGGCATTGCGCAGATCGATGCCGAGGATGTCGTGGCCCGCGGCGGACAGGGCAGCGGCGGTGGCCGCACCGATCCCGGATCCGGACCCGGTGATGACGATGGTCATGACAATGATTAGAACAAGCTCCAGATTTTTGGACAACCCGTAGGCGGATCCGGTCTCAGCTATCGAGACGCCGGGCCGCGCCGGGCTCTCCGTTGCGATACGACTGATACTGCTGTTCAGCGAGATCGGCGTGCCACCCACCGGAGTAGCCGTTTCGCGTGACCTCGGGCCGGTCCCCCGGCTAGCATCACGGGCACAACTAGAATCTGTTCTAGTTTTTCACTTGCTCACTGTCGAGAGGACGACCCGATGCGCTTCACGTACGCGGAGGCCATGACGAATCCGGACTACTACATTCCGCTGGCGCAGGCCGCGGAGGCCGCCGGATTCCACTCCATGACCATTGCCGACAGCATCGCCTACCCGGCCGAGTCCGACTCGAAGTACCCGTACACCAAGGACGGCAATCGCGAATTCCTGGACGGCAAGCCGTTCATCGAGACCTTCGTGCTCTCGGCCGCCATCGCCGCGGCCACCACCACCCTGCGCCTGACCCCGTTCGTCCTCAAGCTGCCCATCCGCCCGCCGGTCCTGGTCGCCAAGCAGGCGAGTTCCCTTGCGCGCCTGAGCAACAACCGTTTCGCCCTGGGCGTGGGCATCAGCCCCTGGCCGGAGGACTTCCAGATCATGGGCGTGCCGTTCGAGCGCCGCGGCAAGCGCCTGGACGAGTGCATCGAGATCGTGCGCGGCCTGTCCACCGGCGAGTACTTCGAATACCACGGCGAGTTCTACGACATCCCCAAGATCAAACTCACCCCCGCGCCCACCGAGCCGCTGCCCATCCTCATCGGCGGCCACAGCGACGCCGCCCTCAAACGGGCCGTGCGGCTGTGCGACGGCTGGATGCACGCCGGCGGCAATGCCGAGGAGCTCGACAAGTACCTGGCCCGCATCGACGAATTGCGCAGTGAGCGGGATCATTCCGGCGATTTCGAGATCCACGCCGTCTCCCGCGACGGGTACACCCCCGACGGTGTCGAGCGCCTCGAGGAGAAGGGGATCACCGACCTGATCATCGGCTTCCGCAACTCCTACGCCATGGAGCACGACACCGAGAGCCTCGAGGACAAGATCACGAAGATCAAGTGGTACGGCGACAATGTGATCAGCAAGCTGAGCTGATCACCGCGCATCAGGAGCGTTTGGCGAAGCCGAGCTCGATCACCGCATCGCGCTCGGCCGCCAGCTCGGCCACGCTGAGATCGATTCGGGCGCGGGAGAATTCGTCGATCTCCAGGCCGGGGACGATGGTGTACTCGCCGTCCGCGCAGGTGACGGGGAACGAGCTGATGAGACCCTCCGGGACGCCATAGGAGCCGTCCGACGGCACGGCCATGGAGGTCCAGTCGCCGGGGGCGGTGCCCAGGACCCAGT contains:
- a CDS encoding SDR family oxidoreductase, whose translation is MTIVITGSGSGIGAATAAALSAAGHDILGIDLRNADVTADLTDPAARDAAVATVLERTGGVLEGLVLCAGVGPHVPDPNFVVEINYRATVALLDALLPALQKGESPAAVVVSSVASTHIAWDQNPINTGTEAEAFAAAGDFAGSYAYAASKNAVTVAVRQRAEEWGAAGVRLNTVAPGSVDTPLLQAGMADARYGDAIRNFTAPIGRNGTPEEIASLIAYLLGPQAGFIHGAQFVIDGGIDAKVRPAAV
- a CDS encoding TIGR03619 family F420-dependent LLM class oxidoreductase, which translates into the protein MRFTYAEAMTNPDYYIPLAQAAEAAGFHSMTIADSIAYPAESDSKYPYTKDGNREFLDGKPFIETFVLSAAIAAATTTLRLTPFVLKLPIRPPVLVAKQASSLARLSNNRFALGVGISPWPEDFQIMGVPFERRGKRLDECIEIVRGLSTGEYFEYHGEFYDIPKIKLTPAPTEPLPILIGGHSDAALKRAVRLCDGWMHAGGNAEELDKYLARIDELRSERDHSGDFEIHAVSRDGYTPDGVERLEEKGITDLIIGFRNSYAMEHDTESLEDKITKIKWYGDNVISKLS